Within Claveliimonas bilis, the genomic segment CTGGAGAAAGGGTAACAGTATATGATCTGTTTTTTGCTAACGTGCAGGGGAAATTTATTGCGCTTTTTATTGCGATCTTTACTGTTATTTTTTCCAATGCAGACTTAAACAGCGGATTTGTAAAGAATACAGCCGGTCAGGTAAGGAACCGGTTCGGGCTTGTGGCGGCCAAGACAGTGGCAGTCGTCCTCTATACCATACTGACTCTGGTTATTTTTACAATACTGGAAGTGATAAGTGCAAGAGTGCTTTTCGGATATCTGGAATGGGGAAATGTGGGAGAGTTCCTTTCTTACTTTGGCATTCAGGCAGTTCTCCACTGTGCATTTATGATCGTTCTGACAGCAGTCAGCGTGATCTTAAGAAGCAATGTGCTCAGTATGCTGCTGGGTGTATGTCTGTGCATGAATCTTACCATGATGCTTTACGGAATGGTGAACCTTCTGATCCAAAAGCTGGGATTTGAAAGTTTTGACTTTATGGCTCACACGGTAACCGGGAAGATCAGTATGATCCCTATGGAAATGAGCGGCGCGGATGTACGTTCGGCACTTATCATAGCAGCGGCCTTCACAGTGTGCGCCCTTGCTCTTGCAGGCACAGTATTTCAGAAAAGAGACGTTTAGGAGCTTGAAGGGTTTTTTAAGAGCATCCCGTCAGGCGGAAGGAGAAAAAGATGATCGTTATAATCGTTATTGTCCTGCTTATTATACTTATCATGATCCTGGCAGGTATGCTCTGGAAATATCAGCGGCAGATGAAAGACATCTGCCGCCAGATCGCGTTTTTGAGAGAACATGACAGCAACATGATGGTAACGACGCAGATCCGTTTCGGCGGGATAGAGGAGCTGGCGGAAAAGCTGAATGAGCTGCTCCTGGAAAGGCGGGAGAGGAAGAAGGAATCGGATAAAAAGGAGGAAGAGATTGCTGAAGTATATACCAGTCTGTCCCATGATATCCGTACTCCGCTGACTTCACTGGACGGTTATTTCCAGCTTTTGGAGGAGAGTAAAGACGAGGAAGAGAAGCAGAGATATCTTCAGGTCATACAGGAGAGGATCAGGAGCCTGAAAGATATGCTGGAAGAGCTTTTTACTTATACGAAGCTGCAAAGCGGAGGATACCAGATGGAGCTGGAGCGGTGCCGCCTGGGCCGCATATTAAAAGAAACGATTTTTTCCTATTATGAAGAGTGGATGGCATTGGGTATACAGCCGGAGATCTACATCACGGAAGAAGAGCTGGAAATGGAAGGAAATGTTCCGGCGCTGAAACGGGTGATCCAGAATCTGATAAAAAACGGTCTGGATCATGGGCGTAATAAAATCCGTATCCGCCTGGAACGCCGTCAGGAAAGTGCGGTCCTTTCTTTTGAAAATATGGTGGATGGAGCGGAAAAAATAGAGGTTGAACATGTTTTTGACCGCTTTTATAAAGCAGATGAGGCAAGGAGCCGCAGCTCTACCGGGCTCGGTCTTTCCATTGCAAAGGAACTGACAGAACGAATGGGAGGAACCATAGAGGCAGGAATCCAGGATGGATGGTTTATTGTAGAAATCCGTTTTCCGATCCAGGAGAGCAGGAGCTTCTGACTTCGCACATTTGCCAGGCTGGGTATTGACATTGGAGAAGGAAAGTTTTAATATAAAACATGTGAAAACGGGGAGCTTGTATACAGGCTGAGAGGAAGCGGAGAAGCTTCGACCCGAAACCTGATTTGGATAATGCCAACGTAGGGAAATACATTGTTTCAGTGCGGGAAAGGGCAAAGATCCATTTCCCGTTTTTTTATTCAACTAGGAAACTTTGATTCCTGTCACAAAATAATATTGCCAGACATAGAGTGAGCCAAAGGTTCATGAAGGGGTGCACCACCGCGGGTGTATTCTTTCGTGAACCTTTTTTTATTTAGCAGGGAACTTCGTTCCCCATTAAATAAACGCTCCGCGGGATGCGCACTCGCGCGAAGTGGAAATTTGTTCCTTGTATAGGAACAGTTTCTCCTCTATATCGAGGCAGGAAAGGAGAAGGAGAATGATTCGGATAAATGGCCAAGAAGAGCTGCATTTGGAAGGAAAGACGCTCAAGGAATATCTGGAAGAGAAAGGATACCGCATGGAGCGCATTGCAGTAGAACGAAACGGAGAGATCATCCCCAAGACTTCCTATCAGGACATTATCCTACAGGATGGAGATGTGCTGGAAGTCGTAAGTTTTGTAGGAGGGGGCTAAATTTACAGGAAAGGAAATCCGCAGGATGATAACAAAGCAAGAAATAGAAAAGGCCCTGGAGGAAAGGCACAGCTCCGGAATCCAGGAGAGTTTGAGAAAAGCCAGGGTGGCGGTCGCAGGGCTTGGAGGGCTTGGCTCTAATATTGCAGTCAGTCTTGCCCGGATCGGTGTAGGACATCTGCACCTGATCGATTTTGACCGTGTGGACATTACCAACTTAAATCGGCAGCAGTATTTTATCAGCCAGATCGGAATGTACAAAACGGACGCCATAAGAGAAAATCTGCAGAGGATCAATCCATATCTTGATATCCGTACAGAATGTATCAAAATACAGGAGGAAAATGTCCGGGAATTGTTTCAGGAGGATGATTATATCTGTGAGGCTTTTGATGTGCCGGAATATAAAGCGATGCTTGTCAATTCTGCGCTGGAATATTTTCCGGGGAAATATCTGGTGGCGGCAAGCGGCATGGCAGGATTTGGGGACAGCAATAAAATACGCACCAGAAGAATTACGGACCATTTTTATCTGTGCGGCGACGAGACATCCACGGCAGAGGAGGTGCCGGGACTGATGGCGCCCCGGGTGGCGCTGTGTGCGGCTCATCAGGCAAATATGATCGTGAGGCTGATCCTGGAAAAATCATAAGGGAAAAGTATACCGTATATGTTCTTGTACACCGACGCTAACGAAAGGAAATAGAAAAAATAAGAATAACAGCAGGGAGGAAAGAAAGATGAATACAGAAAAAGATACATGGAAGTTGGGGGATCACGAATTTACATCCAGATTTATTTTAGGATCCGGAAAGTATTCTCTGGATCTGATACAGGCGGCTGTGGAAAACGCCGGAGCGCAGATCGTGACCATGGCTCTTCGGAGAGCAAATGAGGGCGGACTTGCCAATATTTTAGATTATATACCGGAAGGAATAACTATACTGCCAAATACTTCGGGGGCAAGGAACGCCGAGGAGGCAGTGAGGATCGCCAGGCTGGCCCGGGAAGTCTGCGGCAGTGAATTTGTGAAGATTGAGATCATGCGCGACAGCAAATATCTGCTGCCGGATAATTACGAGACAGTCCGGGCAACGGAAATTCTGGCAAAAGAAGGATTTGTGGTGATGCCTTATATGTATCCGGATCTCAATGCGGCCAGAGATATGGCGGATGCGGGAGCAGCCTGCATTATGCCTCTGGGAGCGCCTATCGGCTCCAATAAAGGGCTTTGCACAAAGGAATTTATCCAGATTCTTATTGATGAGATCGACCTGCCTGTTATCGTAGACGCAGGGATCGGAAGGCCGTCCCAGGCATGTGAGGCCATGGAGATGGGAGCAGCGGCTGTCATGGCAAATACGGCCATCGCATCTTCCGGCGATGTAAAGGCAATGGCGGGAGCTATGGGGCTTGCCGTGCAGGCAGGACGGGCCGCTTATCTTGCGGGAATGGGACAGACCATGGCAAGGGGCGGAAGCGCTTCTTCCCCGCTGACAGGATATTTGAGAGACTAGGAGGGGAAAGAGATGGAAAAGATCAACGAAAGTATTTTAAGTGACGAGATCAAAGAGCACCAAAAAGAACATCGGATCGATCATATGACTTATCTGCCGGATATGGAACAGATTCCGTCGGATATGCTGGAGCAGGTGCTGGCGGAAACGAAAGCCTATGACTATGATTCTTTTACAGAAAGTGACGTCAGAAACGCCCTCGCAAAGGAAAGAAGGACGCTTAAGGATTTTCAGGCGCTTCTTTCTCCGGCGGCCCTTCCC encodes:
- a CDS encoding ABC transporter permease, which translates into the protein MLNMIKMEVYRMFHTKSAYIIMLVMVFCVLFTNYMSFDEYNAETEAMKTAPVNAEVSYTDSQGGENETPNLGLTVTLPTTPGERVTVYDLFFANVQGKFIALFIAIFTVIFSNADLNSGFVKNTAGQVRNRFGLVAAKTVAVVLYTILTLVIFTILEVISARVLFGYLEWGNVGEFLSYFGIQAVLHCAFMIVLTAVSVILRSNVLSMLLGVCLCMNLTMMLYGMVNLLIQKLGFESFDFMAHTVTGKISMIPMEMSGADVRSALIIAAAFTVCALALAGTVFQKRDV
- a CDS encoding sensor histidine kinase — protein: MIVIIVIVLLIILIMILAGMLWKYQRQMKDICRQIAFLREHDSNMMVTTQIRFGGIEELAEKLNELLLERRERKKESDKKEEEIAEVYTSLSHDIRTPLTSLDGYFQLLEESKDEEEKQRYLQVIQERIRSLKDMLEELFTYTKLQSGGYQMELERCRLGRILKETIFSYYEEWMALGIQPEIYITEEELEMEGNVPALKRVIQNLIKNGLDHGRNKIRIRLERRQESAVLSFENMVDGAEKIEVEHVFDRFYKADEARSRSSTGLGLSIAKELTERMGGTIEAGIQDGWFIVEIRFPIQESRSF
- the thiS gene encoding sulfur carrier protein ThiS, giving the protein MIRINGQEELHLEGKTLKEYLEEKGYRMERIAVERNGEIIPKTSYQDIILQDGDVLEVVSFVGGG
- the thiF gene encoding sulfur carrier protein ThiS adenylyltransferase ThiF, with the protein product MITKQEIEKALEERHSSGIQESLRKARVAVAGLGGLGSNIAVSLARIGVGHLHLIDFDRVDITNLNRQQYFISQIGMYKTDAIRENLQRINPYLDIRTECIKIQEENVRELFQEDDYICEAFDVPEYKAMLVNSALEYFPGKYLVAASGMAGFGDSNKIRTRRITDHFYLCGDETSTAEEVPGLMAPRVALCAAHQANMIVRLILEKS
- a CDS encoding thiazole synthase, translated to MNTEKDTWKLGDHEFTSRFILGSGKYSLDLIQAAVENAGAQIVTMALRRANEGGLANILDYIPEGITILPNTSGARNAEEAVRIARLAREVCGSEFVKIEIMRDSKYLLPDNYETVRATEILAKEGFVVMPYMYPDLNAARDMADAGAACIMPLGAPIGSNKGLCTKEFIQILIDEIDLPVIVDAGIGRPSQACEAMEMGAAAVMANTAIASSGDVKAMAGAMGLAVQAGRAAYLAGMGQTMARGGSASSPLTGYLRD